Proteins encoded by one window of Salicibibacter halophilus:
- a CDS encoding MarR family winged helix-turn-helix transcriptional regulator has protein sequence MVDAEAERVEQIEKSLRRISYTVKQRGREILNHFPITPPQFIALQYLQEKGDLTIGELSSKMYLAFSTTTDLVDRLESNGMVERVKDQQDRRVVRVHILDRGKDIIREVIQKRQDYLSDILAHVSVVEIDQLQQTLASLHAQMEKDQ, from the coding sequence ATGGTGGATGCAGAAGCAGAGAGGGTTGAACAAATAGAAAAATCACTCCGGCGCATTTCCTATACGGTGAAACAGCGTGGACGCGAAATATTAAACCATTTTCCAATTACTCCCCCACAATTTATCGCTTTGCAATATTTGCAGGAAAAAGGTGACCTTACGATAGGAGAACTATCCTCGAAAATGTATCTGGCGTTTAGCACAACCACGGACCTCGTAGACCGTTTGGAAAGCAACGGGATGGTTGAACGCGTGAAAGACCAACAGGATCGCAGAGTGGTACGCGTGCATATCTTGGACCGCGGCAAAGACATTATTCGGGAAGTCATCCAAAAGCGGCAAGATTATTTAAGTGATATTTTGGCACATGTTTCAGTAGTAGAAATTGACCAGCTGCAACAAACACTTGCGTCGCTTCACGCGCAAATGGAAAAGGATCAATAG
- the ptsP gene encoding phosphoenolpyruvate--protein phosphotransferase → MANQLKGIAASSGIAIAHAFLLEQPDLNIQKEIVSDADREITRFQDALDKAKMELETIREKTSVQQGEENAEIFSAHILVLEDPEMIEAVQAKIKDDGVNASFALHEVSSMYIQMFEDMDNAYMQERAADIKDVSQRVLLHLAGVENTSLAAIEEETIILSHDLTPSDTAQLDRQYTLGFVTNIGGRTSHSAIMARSLEIPAVVGTQNITSLVQSGDLLIVDGANGEIVINPDEPTLNMYRERQRQIAADKAEQKKLVGEPSVTAEGTCVELAANIGTPDDMKGVLENGAEGIGLYRTEFLYMGRDRLPEEEEQFEAYRTVVDQMNGAPVVIRTLDIGGDKKLPYLDLPEELNPFLGFRAIRLCLEKTEMFRTQLRALLRASHYGNLKIMFPMVATLEEFRAAKALVEEEKKRLNEAGYSFDEHVSVGIMVEIPSTAVAAAAFAKEVDFFSIGTNDLVQYTLAADRMSERVAHLYQPYHPAVLQLIKNVIDASHAEGKWTGMCGEMAGEETALPLLLGMGLDEFSMSAASILPARSLMRTLNVNDAQALVERALVCGTAGEVKEMVHTHAK, encoded by the coding sequence ATGGCGAATCAATTAAAAGGAATCGCCGCGTCCAGCGGCATAGCCATCGCCCATGCATTCCTCCTGGAGCAACCGGATTTAAACATTCAAAAGGAAATCGTGTCTGATGCTGACCGGGAAATCACGCGATTTCAAGATGCGCTGGATAAAGCAAAAATGGAACTGGAAACCATTCGGGAAAAAACGTCCGTGCAACAAGGCGAGGAAAATGCCGAAATTTTTTCAGCCCATATACTCGTACTTGAAGACCCGGAGATGATCGAAGCTGTCCAAGCAAAAATAAAAGATGACGGCGTCAACGCTTCGTTTGCGCTTCATGAGGTTTCTTCCATGTACATACAAATGTTTGAAGATATGGATAATGCGTACATGCAGGAACGGGCCGCGGATATTAAAGATGTTTCCCAACGCGTGCTTTTGCATTTGGCAGGGGTGGAAAATACGAGCCTTGCTGCTATCGAAGAAGAAACGATTATTTTATCGCATGATTTAACACCTTCCGATACTGCGCAACTGGATCGGCAGTATACGCTTGGTTTTGTAACAAACATCGGCGGCAGAACGTCCCATTCCGCGATTATGGCCCGCTCACTGGAGATTCCGGCGGTCGTTGGAACACAAAACATTACTTCCCTCGTACAGAGCGGGGATCTGCTTATTGTGGACGGCGCAAACGGGGAAATCGTTATTAACCCGGATGAGCCAACTTTAAACATGTATCGGGAGCGGCAACGGCAGATTGCGGCAGATAAAGCAGAGCAGAAAAAGCTCGTCGGCGAACCGTCTGTCACGGCGGAAGGAACGTGCGTGGAACTGGCTGCCAATATCGGCACACCCGATGACATGAAAGGGGTGCTCGAAAACGGAGCGGAAGGGATCGGTCTTTACCGGACAGAGTTTCTTTACATGGGACGGGACCGTTTGCCGGAAGAAGAGGAACAGTTTGAAGCCTATCGTACCGTTGTTGACCAAATGAATGGTGCCCCTGTGGTCATCCGCACGCTGGATATCGGAGGAGACAAAAAGCTTCCGTATCTTGATCTCCCTGAAGAGTTGAATCCGTTTCTTGGATTTCGGGCTATTCGGCTATGTTTGGAGAAAACGGAGATGTTCCGCACCCAGCTGCGCGCATTGCTTCGCGCGAGCCATTACGGAAACTTGAAAATCATGTTTCCCATGGTAGCGACATTGGAAGAATTTCGTGCGGCAAAAGCCCTTGTCGAGGAAGAAAAGAAACGGTTAAACGAAGCAGGGTACTCCTTTGATGAACATGTATCGGTCGGCATCATGGTCGAAATACCTTCCACCGCCGTTGCCGCTGCTGCATTTGCAAAAGAAGTGGATTTTTTCAGCATCGGAACCAATGATCTGGTGCAGTATACGTTGGCCGCTGACCGTATGAGCGAGCGTGTGGCTCATCTGTATCAACCGTATCATCCCGCGGTTTTGCAATTAATTAAAAATGTAATCGATGCTTCTCACGCAGAAGGTAAATGGACAGGGATGTGCGGGGAAATGGCCGGTGAAGAAACGGCACTCCCGCTATTGTTAGGGATGGGTTTGGATGAGTTCAGCATGAGTGCTGCCTCTATTTTACCAGCCCGAAGCCTTATGAGAACGTTAAATGTGAATGATGCCCAAGCGTTGGTTGAACGTGCGTTGGTCTGCGGCACAGCAGGTGAAGTAAAAGAAATGGTCCATACGCATGCCAAATAG
- a CDS encoding phosphocarrier protein HPr translates to MKQKTFTITAETGLHARPATNLVNKAGQFSSEITIEAKGKSVNLKSIMGVMSLGVGKGGEVLVTADGDDEERAMEALTETIQEGLGE, encoded by the coding sequence ATGAAACAAAAAACATTTACCATTACTGCAGAAACGGGATTGCACGCGCGTCCGGCTACCAACTTGGTGAATAAAGCCGGCCAGTTTTCTTCTGAAATTACAATTGAGGCCAAGGGAAAATCCGTAAACCTTAAGTCGATTATGGGCGTGATGTCATTAGGTGTTGGAAAGGGCGGCGAGGTACTCGTTACGGCGGACGGAGATGATGAAGAAAGGGCAATGGAAGCCCTGACAGAAACGATTCAAGAAGGATTGGGAGAATAA
- a CDS encoding helix-turn-helix domain-containing protein, translating to MKDLERAPRSLLTKREKEVFDLLVKDQTTKEIAGQLYISEKTVRNHISNAMQKLGVKGRSQAVIELIRLGEIQI from the coding sequence GTGAAGGATTTGGAACGCGCTCCGCGCTCCCTTTTGACAAAAAGGGAAAAAGAGGTCTTTGACCTGCTTGTCAAGGACCAAACAACAAAGGAGATCGCCGGACAGCTTTACATTAGCGAAAAAACAGTCCGCAACCACATCTCAAACGCCATGCAAAAATTAGGGGTTAAAGGTCGTTCACAGGCAGTAATCGAATTAATACGTCTTGGCGAAATCCAGATTTAA
- the sdhB gene encoding succinate dehydrogenase iron-sulfur subunit: MSDQQTIRMLITRQDSPDDQPYDEEFELEYKPNMNVISALMEIRRNPVTADGKESKPVVWDMNCLEEVCGACSMIINGKPQQSCTALIDDFEQPIRLEPMKTFPVVRDLIVDRSRMFDSLKKVKAWIPIDGTYDLGPGPRIAENRRQWAYELSKCMTCGVCLEACPNVNSNSEFIGPAAVSQVRLFNAHPTGEMNKPDRLNALMGEGGLQNCGNSQNCVESCPKGIPLTTSIAALNRDQTLQAFKNFFGGGQ, from the coding sequence ATGAGCGATCAACAAACGATTCGCATGCTTATTACTCGCCAAGACAGTCCGGATGATCAACCCTATGATGAAGAGTTTGAACTTGAATATAAACCGAACATGAATGTGATCAGCGCATTAATGGAGATTCGCCGAAATCCTGTCACCGCTGATGGTAAAGAATCCAAGCCCGTCGTTTGGGACATGAATTGTTTGGAGGAAGTGTGCGGTGCATGCTCGATGATCATCAATGGGAAACCCCAACAATCTTGTACAGCGCTTATTGATGATTTTGAGCAGCCCATTCGGCTGGAGCCGATGAAAACTTTTCCGGTCGTTCGGGATCTCATCGTTGACCGCAGCCGGATGTTCGACTCCTTGAAGAAAGTGAAAGCATGGATTCCGATTGATGGCACTTACGACCTTGGCCCGGGACCTCGAATTGCCGAAAACCGGCGCCAATGGGCATATGAATTATCCAAATGCATGACGTGCGGCGTTTGTTTGGAAGCTTGCCCAAATGTCAATAGCAATTCTGAATTCATTGGGCCCGCGGCTGTATCACAAGTTCGTCTTTTTAACGCGCACCCAACAGGAGAAATGAACAAACCGGACCGTCTGAATGCTTTGATGGGAGAAGGCGGTTTGCAGAACTGCGGCAACTCCCAAAACTGTGTGGAGTCTTGCCCGAAAGGCATTCCGCTCACGACCTCAATTGCAGCGCTAAACCGGGATCAAACGTTGCAGGCGTTTAAAAACTTTTTCGGCGGCGGCCAATAA
- a CDS encoding succinate dehydrogenase cytochrome b558 subunit encodes MPQNQEFMNRRLHSLLGVIPVGAFLIQHLIVNHFAVYGASSFNTAANFMESLPFRYALEIFLIFLPLMYHAIYGIYITFTGKNNTRMFGFFRNVMFLIQRITGIFLLIFISWHVWETRIQAQFGAEVNYDMMADILSSPFMLVFYFAGVLAATFHFSNGLWSFAVTWGITVSPRSQQIMTYVSLGVFIVLSFIGVRAILAFIDPGLANM; translated from the coding sequence ATGCCTCAGAATCAGGAATTCATGAATCGCAGACTGCATTCGCTGCTTGGTGTTATCCCGGTCGGTGCATTTCTTATTCAGCATTTAATTGTCAATCACTTTGCTGTTTATGGCGCAAGTTCATTTAATACGGCAGCGAACTTTATGGAAAGTTTGCCGTTTCGTTATGCGTTAGAAATCTTTTTGATCTTCCTCCCGCTTATGTATCACGCCATTTACGGTATTTACATTACGTTTACCGGCAAGAACAACACCCGTATGTTCGGTTTTTTCCGAAACGTTATGTTTTTAATTCAACGCATCACCGGAATTTTCCTGCTCATCTTTATCAGTTGGCACGTGTGGGAAACGAGGATTCAGGCCCAGTTTGGTGCAGAGGTTAACTATGATATGATGGCAGATATATTAAGCAGTCCGTTTATGCTTGTTTTTTATTTTGCTGGTGTACTGGCTGCTACGTTCCATTTTTCAAACGGACTTTGGTCGTTTGCCGTTACTTGGGGAATCACGGTTTCTCCTCGTTCTCAGCAAATCATGACATATGTAAGTCTAGGGGTCTTCATTGTCTTATCATTCATCGGCGTTCGTGCCATTTTGGCATTTATTGACCCCGGACTAGCAAACATGTAA
- a CDS encoding YslB family protein — MPSFFERAGWGKIEKQKESKTQWKYELQLMSDEKKPAFSRHLEAGFLAGQFELLYGTVAEATMEKKRNGIKLHIHIDPF; from the coding sequence ATTCCATCGTTTTTTGAACGCGCGGGTTGGGGAAAGATTGAAAAACAGAAGGAAAGCAAAACCCAATGGAAATACGAGTTACAATTAATGAGCGATGAAAAAAAACCTGCTTTCTCCAGGCATTTGGAAGCAGGATTCTTAGCCGGGCAATTCGAACTGCTCTACGGCACGGTAGCGGAAGCGACCATGGAAAAAAAACGAAACGGAATCAAACTTCACATTCATATTGACCCGTTTTAG
- the trxA gene encoding thioredoxin produces the protein MAIKNVTDQDFAQETSEGVVLADFWATWCGPCKMVAPVLEEIDGEMGDKITIAKVDVDENKETAGKFGVMSIPTLMVFKDGEQVEQVVGFQPKEALVELLEKHIS, from the coding sequence ATGGCGATTAAGAATGTAACGGACCAGGATTTTGCCCAAGAAACTTCTGAAGGCGTCGTACTCGCTGACTTCTGGGCGACATGGTGCGGTCCTTGTAAAATGGTTGCTCCTGTTCTCGAGGAAATTGACGGCGAGATGGGCGACAAAATTACGATTGCTAAAGTAGACGTAGATGAAAATAAAGAAACGGCAGGAAAGTTTGGCGTTATGAGCATCCCTACGTTAATGGTATTCAAAGATGGAGAACAAGTAGAGCAAGTGGTTGGTTTCCAACCGAAAGAAGCGCTTGTTGAATTGCTGGAAAAGCACATTAGCTAA
- a CDS encoding electron transfer flavoprotein subunit alpha/FixB family protein, with the protein MPEKVLVLAEVSEGELRNVSFETIAAGRKIAGDNEVVALLCGENVSGLSEDLIHHGADRVLVAENEHLKSYTTDAYKQALLQVVEKESPDALLLPHTSPGKDLAPRIAAKLNNGLVSDAVDLEVDGDEVIFTRPIYSGKAFEKKSVTDGVIFATFRPNNIPPLEADSSRSGDASTVDVEIKDLRTVIKDVVKKTSGGVDLSEANVIIAGGRGVKSAEGFEPLYELADVLGGAVGASRGACDAEYCDYSLQIGQTGKVVTPDLYIAVGISGAIQHLAGMSNSKCIVAINKDAESPIFDVADYSLTGDLFEIVPLLIEEFKKVTADA; encoded by the coding sequence ATGCCTGAAAAAGTATTGGTACTTGCAGAAGTCAGTGAAGGCGAATTAAGAAATGTCAGTTTCGAAACGATAGCCGCAGGACGGAAAATTGCCGGGGACAATGAAGTGGTAGCCCTGCTATGCGGCGAAAATGTAAGCGGTTTGAGCGAAGACCTTATTCACCACGGGGCAGATCGTGTCTTGGTTGCTGAAAATGAACATTTGAAAAGTTACACAACTGATGCGTATAAACAAGCGTTGCTGCAGGTGGTAGAAAAAGAATCACCGGACGCCTTGCTCCTTCCGCATACATCTCCCGGAAAAGATTTGGCACCGCGCATCGCGGCTAAATTGAACAATGGACTTGTGTCCGACGCGGTTGATTTAGAAGTAGATGGGGATGAAGTGATTTTCACCCGGCCGATTTATTCAGGCAAAGCGTTTGAAAAGAAAAGTGTTACGGACGGCGTAATTTTTGCAACCTTCAGGCCGAACAACATTCCGCCGTTGGAGGCAGACAGCAGCCGCAGCGGGGATGCGAGTACGGTGGACGTAGAGATTAAAGATCTGCGGACGGTTATCAAAGATGTCGTGAAAAAGACGAGCGGAGGCGTTGACTTGTCTGAAGCAAACGTCATCATTGCCGGCGGTCGCGGGGTTAAAAGTGCCGAAGGCTTTGAACCGCTCTATGAACTTGCAGACGTTCTTGGCGGAGCAGTAGGAGCTTCACGCGGAGCCTGTGACGCCGAATATTGTGATTACTCTTTGCAAATCGGTCAAACAGGGAAAGTTGTTACCCCGGATCTTTATATAGCTGTAGGCATTTCCGGGGCCATCCAACACTTGGCCGGGATGTCCAACTCGAAATGCATCGTAGCGATTAATAAGGATGCGGAATCGCCGATCTTTGATGTGGCCGATTACAGCCTGACCGGTGACCTTTTTGAGATCGTTCCATTGTTGATCGAAGAGTTTAAAAAAGTAACCGCTGACGCATAA
- a CDS encoding electron transfer flavoprotein subunit beta/FixA family protein codes for MNIYVVMKRTFDTEEKVEINDGVIDEEGAEFVINPYDEYAIEEAIVLKEAHDGEVTVVTVGDEDAEKELRTALAMGADQAVLLDTEDLDEEVDHYTISEMLTAYFKDKEYDIILGGNVAVDDGAGQVAPRLAEKLDINQLTTITKLEIEGTTANIERDIEGDVEIIEAQLPLLVTCQQGLNEPRYPSLPGIMKAKKKPLDTLDLDDLDLDEDDLEAKTKTIDRFLPPEKEAGKKLEGEPAEQVRELVDLLKNEAKVI; via the coding sequence ATGAATATCTATGTCGTTATGAAAAGAACGTTCGACACAGAGGAAAAAGTAGAAATCAACGATGGCGTGATTGATGAGGAAGGTGCAGAATTTGTCATCAATCCATATGATGAGTATGCAATCGAAGAAGCGATCGTGCTAAAGGAAGCCCATGACGGGGAAGTTACCGTCGTCACTGTCGGGGATGAAGACGCGGAAAAGGAATTGCGCACCGCGCTTGCCATGGGAGCGGATCAAGCAGTTCTATTGGATACGGAAGACTTGGATGAGGAAGTTGACCATTACACCATTTCCGAAATGTTGACAGCTTATTTCAAAGATAAAGAGTATGATATCATCCTCGGTGGAAACGTTGCCGTCGATGACGGAGCGGGGCAAGTAGCTCCGAGGCTCGCAGAGAAACTTGATATCAATCAATTGACAACGATTACAAAACTTGAGATCGAAGGAACGACTGCGAACATTGAACGTGACATCGAGGGGGACGTGGAAATTATTGAAGCACAACTGCCTCTGCTTGTTACGTGCCAGCAAGGGTTGAACGAGCCTCGTTACCCGTCGTTGCCGGGAATCATGAAAGCGAAGAAAAAACCATTGGATACGCTGGATCTCGATGATCTCGATCTCGATGAAGATGACCTGGAAGCGAAAACAAAAACGATTGATCGCTTCTTGCCGCCGGAAAAAGAAGCGGGCAAGAAATTGGAAGGCGAACCTGCAGAACAAGTTCGGGAACTCGTCGATCTACTCAAAAATGAAGCCAAAGTTATATAA
- a CDS encoding TetR/AcrR family transcriptional regulator produces MALDKKNSQKYQLIIDAAVTVIANHGYHNAQVSKIAKEAGVADGTIYLYFKNKEDILVSLFRMKMGGFISAIEDRMATCDNAEEKLRQVVHMHFTQFSAQPNLSVVMQLEMRQSERDLRLQINEVLKVYVHLMEEVIVSGKEEGTFSQNLDEKLGRQMLFGTLDEMVTNWVMKERRYDLRNLSKPAFDMLLGAFKSGSLSEDA; encoded by the coding sequence ATGGCTTTAGATAAGAAAAACTCTCAAAAATACCAGTTGATTATTGACGCGGCAGTTACCGTTATTGCAAACCATGGGTATCACAATGCACAAGTCTCGAAGATTGCAAAAGAAGCAGGCGTGGCCGATGGTACCATCTATCTCTATTTTAAGAATAAAGAAGATATCCTTGTTTCCCTTTTCCGTATGAAAATGGGAGGGTTCATTTCCGCGATTGAAGATCGAATGGCAACATGCGACAATGCAGAAGAGAAGTTAAGGCAAGTTGTTCATATGCATTTCACCCAATTTTCGGCTCAACCGAATTTAAGCGTGGTGATGCAATTGGAAATGCGCCAATCCGAACGGGACTTGAGATTACAGATTAATGAAGTTCTCAAAGTGTACGTGCATTTAATGGAAGAAGTGATTGTGAGCGGAAAAGAGGAAGGTACCTTTAGTCAAAACCTTGATGAAAAACTTGGGCGGCAAATGCTCTTTGGCACCCTAGATGAAATGGTAACCAATTGGGTGATGAAAGAACGCAGATATGATTTGCGGAATCTTTCCAAGCCTGCATTTGACATGTTGCTGGGAGCCTTTAAAAGTGGTAGCTTAAGTGAAGACGCATGA
- a CDS encoding long-chain-fatty-acid--CoA ligase, which translates to MTTKESHAWLNSYPAEVAPSYPYSETGLHEFLKQAAEEYPEKTAIHFKGKDLTYQELFDYSLRFANALKTLGVEKGDRVAVMLANTPQSVICYYGALFAGGVVVQMNPLFVEREIEQQLIDSDAKVLVCLDMVFPRVQKIRQNTSLEHVLVTGIKDFLPFPKNKIYPLIQKKNMGIKVEVTYDSETHNWKRIVENASKKFEEVAIDSKKDLALIQYTGGTTGAPKGVMLTHYNLVVNAEQCIRWMYKTERGGERILAALPFFHVYGMTTAMNLGILNIAELVIVPKFDPKEVLKTIEKKKITMFPGAPTMYIGLTNHPDIEKHDLSSIKACLSGAAPLPREVQLSFEEKTGGKLVEGYGLTETSPVASANPIWEMNKNGSIGLPWPDTEMAALDQETGEIAGINEVGELAVRGPQVMQGYWKNEEETNAVFSGDWFKTGDMGYQDEDGFFYIVDRKKDMIIAGGFNIYPREVEEVLYEHEAILEAAVVGVPHPYRGETVKAFVVLKEGKEASSEDLETFCRSKLAAYKIPRIFEQREELPKTFVGKVLRRALVEEEMEKNEADETEKKHG; encoded by the coding sequence ATGACAACGAAAGAAAGCCATGCTTGGCTGAACAGCTATCCAGCAGAGGTAGCTCCTTCCTACCCATATTCCGAAACGGGGTTGCACGAATTTTTAAAGCAGGCCGCCGAGGAATATCCGGAAAAAACAGCCATTCACTTTAAGGGAAAGGATTTAACGTATCAAGAGCTGTTTGATTACAGCCTTCGGTTTGCGAATGCTCTGAAAACGTTAGGGGTAGAAAAAGGCGATCGTGTGGCGGTAATGCTTGCAAACACCCCTCAATCGGTGATTTGCTATTATGGAGCATTGTTTGCCGGCGGGGTCGTTGTGCAGATGAATCCTTTATTCGTGGAAAGGGAAATCGAGCAACAATTGATAGATTCAGATGCAAAAGTGCTCGTTTGTTTGGACATGGTCTTTCCGCGTGTGCAAAAAATTCGGCAAAATACTAGTTTAGAGCATGTGCTTGTCACGGGCATCAAAGATTTCTTGCCGTTCCCGAAAAACAAAATCTATCCTTTGATTCAAAAGAAAAATATGGGGATAAAAGTTGAAGTGACATATGACAGCGAGACCCACAATTGGAAGAGAATTGTGGAGAATGCAAGTAAGAAATTCGAGGAAGTGGCGATTGATTCCAAAAAAGACTTGGCTTTGATTCAGTATACGGGCGGGACGACTGGTGCTCCCAAAGGCGTGATGCTCACCCACTACAATCTTGTCGTTAACGCCGAACAGTGCATCCGGTGGATGTATAAAACCGAAAGAGGCGGGGAACGAATTTTGGCAGCGCTTCCGTTTTTTCACGTGTACGGCATGACGACGGCCATGAACCTTGGGATATTAAATATTGCCGAGTTAGTCATCGTGCCGAAATTCGACCCGAAAGAAGTGCTAAAGACGATCGAGAAGAAAAAAATCACGATGTTTCCGGGTGCTCCTACCATGTACATCGGATTAACGAACCATCCCGATATTGAAAAGCACGACCTTAGTTCGATAAAGGCTTGCTTAAGCGGGGCGGCACCGTTGCCGAGAGAAGTTCAACTTTCATTTGAAGAGAAAACGGGCGGCAAACTGGTCGAGGGGTACGGATTAACCGAAACCTCCCCGGTGGCATCTGCCAATCCGATTTGGGAGATGAACAAGAACGGCAGTATCGGCTTGCCGTGGCCGGACACGGAGATGGCAGCATTGGACCAAGAAACCGGGGAAATAGCCGGTATCAATGAAGTCGGAGAACTTGCCGTTCGCGGACCGCAGGTTATGCAAGGCTATTGGAAAAATGAAGAAGAGACGAACGCGGTTTTTAGCGGCGACTGGTTTAAAACCGGAGACATGGGTTATCAAGATGAAGATGGTTTTTTCTATATCGTCGATCGAAAAAAAGATATGATCATTGCCGGAGGATTTAATATCTACCCGAGAGAAGTGGAAGAAGTGCTCTATGAACACGAAGCCATTCTCGAGGCCGCAGTGGTCGGAGTTCCGCATCCTTATCGGGGGGAGACGGTAAAAGCATTTGTCGTATTAAAAGAAGGAAAAGAAGCCAGTAGCGAAGATCTGGAGACATTCTGCCGTTCAAAGCTGGCGGCATATAAAATTCCCCGTATTTTTGAACAAAGGGAAGAATTGCCGAAAACATTTGTCGGGAAGGTACTCAGACGCGCGCTTGTCGAGGAAGAAATGGAGAAAAATGAAGCAGATGAAACAGAGAAGAAACATGGGTAA